From Ignisphaera aggregans DSM 17230, the proteins below share one genomic window:
- a CDS encoding pseudouridylate synthase (COGs: COG1258 pseudouridylate synthase~InterPro IPR005912~KEGG: hbu:Hbut_1661 pseudouridylate synthase~SPTR: A2BNB4 Predicted pseudouridylate synthase~PFAM: THUMP domain~TIGRFAM: conserved hypothetical protein TIGR01213), whose product MSIIDIANNILRKYCLCDRCLGRLFASLGRGLSNDERGKAIKIALVLELHKRYLDGDKDSLKQLVELSPNIGPIAVNLIKNLGIEIEYTPRTCFICDNKINDIIDTYSQRIADIINERHINSFVLGIRGVTSYIRKEESIANEFKLLYWENIKRELKREIGKKIQMMTNAKVDFLNPEAMIIIDIDRDRIYIESPSLLIYGRYWKLGRMISQNIWLTKNGVKKYPLSIEEIAKMLVKDGFGDDVVLHIAGREDVDVRTLGSGRPFVLEIKRPRKRNIDIKDIENRLNSISRWLKFELNMFVDRDFVSRVKKGCRTSYKIYRAIVVADRDIGIEDIKRLEEFFRDRIIEQRTPTRVLRRKKDVLRRRKVFEIKTRVISPRVFEALIKCEGGLYVKELISGDNGRTVPSFSSVLNANTLCLTLDALYVHEYI is encoded by the coding sequence ATGTCGATAATAGATATAGCAAATAATATTCTTAGAAAATACTGTCTATGTGATAGGTGTTTAGGAAGATTATTTGCATCACTAGGAAGAGGGCTTAGTAACGATGAGAGAGGTAAGGCTATAAAAATAGCCTTAGTCTTAGAATTACATAAGAGGTATCTTGATGGAGATAAAGATTCCTTGAAGCAGCTAGTTGAATTATCACCAAATATAGGTCCTATTGCAGTAAACCTCATTAAGAATCTTGGTATTGAGATAGAATATACACCTAGAACATGTTTTATATGTGATAACAAGATCAATGATATTATAGATACATATTCCCAAAGAATTGCAGATATAATTAATGAAAGACATATCAATTCCTTTGTACTTGGTATCAGAGGTGTTACTAGCTATATTAGAAAGGAGGAGTCCATAGCCAATGAATTCAAATTGCTATACTGGGAGAATATTAAGAGAGAGCTAAAGAGAGAGATAGGTAAAAAGATACAGATGATGACTAATGCTAAGGTAGATTTCCTGAATCCAGAAGCAATGATAATTATTGATATTGATAGAGATAGAATCTACATAGAATCACCATCCCTCTTAATCTATGGCCGTTATTGGAAACTCGGTAGAATGATTTCTCAAAATATATGGCTAACAAAGAATGGTGTAAAGAAGTATCCATTATCCATAGAGGAAATAGCGAAGATGTTAGTTAAAGATGGTTTTGGAGATGACGTAGTTTTGCATATTGCTGGACGAGAGGATGTTGATGTTAGAACTCTTGGTAGTGGTAGACCATTTGTTCTAGAGATTAAGAGACCTAGAAAAAGGAATATCGATATAAAAGATATTGAAAATAGATTGAATAGTATATCTAGGTGGTTAAAATTTGAATTGAATATGTTTGTTGATAGAGATTTTGTTAGCAGAGTTAAAAAGGGGTGTAGAACCTCCTATAAAATATATAGAGCTATAGTGGTAGCAGATAGAGATATTGGTATAGAGGATATAAAGAGGCTTGAGGAATTTTTTAGGGATAGAATTATTGAGCAGAGAACTCCTACTAGGGTATTAAGAAGGAAGAAAGATGTTTTGAGGAGGAGGAAAGTTTTTGAGATTAAGACTAGAGTTATATCTCCAAGAGTATTTGAGGCATTAATAAAATGTGAAGGAGGTCTCTATGTAAAGGAACTTATCTCAGGCGATAATGGGAGAACAGTACCAAGTTTTTCATCTGTTCTCAATGCAAATACTCTATGCCTTACTCTAGATGCTCTCTATGTTCATGAGTATATATAA
- a CDS encoding LSU ribosomal protein L21E (COGs: COG2139 Ribosomal protein L21E~InterPro IPR001147:IPR018259~KEGG: smr:Smar_0775 50S ribosomal protein L21e~PFAM: Ribosomal protein L21e~SPTR: A3DML6 50S ribosomal protein L21e~PFAM: Ribosomal protein L21e) — MVKAPQGLRHRTRKLMRKSVRERGRVPPLSKILINYKIGDSVYIKVDPSIHKGMPHRMYIGKVGKIVGFRGKALEVEVKVGSKIKKLFLLPEHVEPAFPIQERIKEVLDKLNSIAKIRQTQRKIFLSLVKTSK; from the coding sequence ATGGTGAAAGCACCCCAAGGCCTAAGACATAGGACCAGAAAGCTAATGAGAAAAAGCGTTAGAGAGAGGGGTAGAGTTCCACCACTAAGTAAAATACTTATAAATTATAAGATAGGGGATAGTGTCTACATAAAAGTAGATCCATCTATCCATAAGGGAATGCCCCATAGAATGTATATAGGTAAGGTTGGCAAGATAGTAGGGTTTAGAGGTAAAGCTCTTGAAGTTGAAGTAAAGGTTGGATCAAAGATAAAGAAGTTATTCCTTTTACCAGAACATGTAGAACCTGCATTTCCTATCCAAGAAAGAATTAAGGAAGTTTTAGATAAACTCAATAGTATTGCAAAAATTAGACAGACTCAGAGAAAAATTTTTCTATCACTTGTAAAAACTTCTAAGTAG
- a CDS encoding RNA polymerase Rpb4 (InterPro IPR005574~KEGG: smr:Smar_0776 DNA-directed RNA polymerase, subunit F~PFAM: RNA polymerase Rpb4~SPTR: A3DML7 DNA-directed RNA polymerase, subunit F~PFAM: RNA polymerase Rpb4), whose product MNYLSYEILEYRDIPNPLAKKILEEYIEKISSKDIVPELIRVTHEYLTSNTKCDVDKSEKLYNELKTFNLKELTISLIINLLPKTIDELKFVVATFEERVPDEEILNRILELVSQYCQTENV is encoded by the coding sequence GTGAATTATTTGAGCTATGAAATTCTTGAGTATAGGGATATCCCTAATCCATTGGCTAAAAAAATACTTGAGGAGTATATAGAGAAGATTTCTTCAAAGGACATAGTACCTGAGCTCATACGCGTTACACATGAATATCTAACCAGTAATACGAAGTGTGATGTAGATAAAAGTGAAAAGCTCTATAATGAACTCAAAACTTTTAATCTAAAAGAATTAACTATATCCTTAATAATAAATCTACTTCCAAAAACAATAGACGAATTAAAATTTGTTGTTGCTACATTTGAGGAAAGAGTTCCTGATGAGGAGATTCTGAATAGAATTCTTGAGCTGGTAAGCCAATATTGCCAAACTGAGAATGTATAA
- a CDS encoding Protein of unknown function DUF655 (COGs: COG1491 RNA-binding protein~InterPro IPR007003~KEGG: smr:Smar_0777 hypothetical protein~PFAM: Protein of unknown function DUF655~SPTR: A3DML8 Putative uncharacterized protein~PFAM: Protein of unknown function, DUF655), translating to MRPRPRRHFIPDEFAVILDYMPMGNPYDKHSQHRISPIAQGIGTKFFTLVEIVPMKNSTLVIGERIPLSFSPREPGHRVFDRLLYEDLTTIARENLEKTVRRIVEEKERVFVEFFNVAEAINIRMHSLELIPGIGKKTLAMILEERKKKKFDSFDDIRKRLKINDPAKLFVDRIILELQRTEKYYLFVEPYPPSPEYRFLNYLELLYSRTGYNEPW from the coding sequence ATGAGACCTAGACCACGAAGACATTTTATTCCAGATGAATTTGCAGTTATATTAGACTATATGCCTATGGGTAATCCCTATGATAAGCATTCACAACATAGAATATCCCCTATAGCACAAGGGATAGGGACAAAGTTTTTTACACTGGTTGAAATTGTTCCTATGAAAAACTCTACTCTTGTGATAGGTGAGAGAATACCACTTTCATTCTCCCCACGAGAGCCCGGTCATAGAGTATTCGATAGACTGTTATATGAAGATCTTACTACTATAGCTAGGGAGAATCTTGAAAAAACTGTTAGGAGAATTGTTGAGGAGAAAGAGAGGGTATTTGTCGAATTCTTTAATGTTGCAGAAGCAATTAATATTAGGATGCATAGTCTTGAGCTTATTCCTGGAATAGGGAAGAAAACCTTAGCTATGATTCTAGAGGAGAGAAAGAAGAAAAAATTTGATAGCTTTGATGACATAAGAAAGAGATTAAAAATCAATGATCCTGCTAAACTCTTTGTCGATAGAATCATATTAGAGCTTCAAAGAACTGAAAAATATTATTTATTCGTTGAACCCTATCCCCCATCGCCAGAGTATCGATTTCTAAACTATCTAGAGCTTCTATATAGCAGAACTGGTTACAATGAGCCATGGTAA
- a CDS encoding ribosomal RNA adenine methylase transferase (COGs: COG0030 Dimethyladenosine transferase (rRNA methylation)~InterPro IPR001737:IPR020598:IPR020596~KEGG: smr:Smar_0778 dimethyladenosine transferase~PFAM: ribosomal RNA adenine methylase transferase~SMART: Ribosomal RNA adenine methylase transferase-like~SPTR: A3DML9 Dimethyladenosine transferase~PFAM: Ribosomal RNA adenine dimethylase), which translates to MVNNFLDSQRDLSLWVREKLRVYGIKLKKRLSQVILLNEKTLEKIARMLKELSIIHRFSSVIEIGSGPGTLTLYVAKECTNLYIIAIEIDKRFSAILREIQEYFWNVDIIIGDAIQLIDVIRSNVAIGNLPYHITSDILIEIAKHIDIALITVQKDVGMKIISKPGSKSYGKISILLQLLFDIKYVGGIPSKFFRPKPKVDSSILLLVRKRIYDKTIERIEEMTKCLFSYRRKHVYKALKRCIDLEYVDKMLSYMEQNLWRKRVFQLSPKDIEKLVHIYVELKNGERK; encoded by the coding sequence ATGGTAAATAATTTCCTAGATTCACAGAGAGATTTATCTCTATGGGTTAGAGAGAAACTTAGAGTATATGGTATAAAGCTTAAGAAAAGATTAAGTCAAGTGATTCTTCTTAATGAAAAAACACTTGAAAAAATAGCAAGAATGTTAAAAGAGCTATCCATTATTCATAGGTTTAGCAGTGTTATTGAAATAGGTTCTGGTCCTGGTACACTAACACTATATGTTGCAAAGGAATGTACAAATCTTTATATCATTGCTATAGAAATTGATAAAAGGTTTTCAGCGATATTGAGAGAGATTCAGGAATATTTTTGGAATGTAGATATCATAATTGGAGATGCTATTCAGCTTATAGATGTCATACGAAGTAATGTAGCTATAGGTAATCTTCCATACCATATAACCTCAGACATACTTATAGAGATAGCTAAGCATATTGATATAGCCTTAATTACTGTCCAAAAAGATGTTGGTATGAAAATTATTAGTAAACCTGGTTCAAAAAGCTATGGAAAGATTTCTATTCTTCTTCAGCTACTTTTTGATATTAAATATGTTGGGGGTATACCATCTAAGTTCTTTAGACCTAAACCAAAGGTTGATTCATCTATATTACTCCTCGTTAGAAAGAGGATATATGATAAAACAATTGAAAGAATTGAGGAGATGACAAAATGCTTATTTAGTTATAGAAGAAAACATGTTTATAAAGCTCTAAAGAGATGTATTGATCTAGAGTATGTAGATAAAATGCTAAGCTATATGGAGCAAAATCTATGGAGGAAAAGAGTATTTCAACTATCGCCAAAGGATATAGAGAAGTTGGTACATATCTATGTAGAGCTAAAGAATGGAGAGAGGAAATAA